In Lewinellaceae bacterium, a single window of DNA contains:
- the dinB gene encoding DNA polymerase IV → MFERAILHLGLDAFFVSVEQQRNSALKGKPLIIGGTSARGVVACCSYEARACGVHSAMPIKMALRLCPDAIVLRGDMEAYSRQSKIIAEIIREEAPLFEKASIDEFYLDLTGMDRHFGCWLWSKEFREKIIRETGLPLSLGLSVNKLVSKVGAGEAKPNGARLVEAGTEKGFLAPLPVRKLPSVGQATYKKLSFMGVRTVRALSQIPPLLLQREFGKPGLGLWKKANAIDDSPVVPYTDKQSISTERTFQVDTIDGQFLRDQLAGMVMKLAFELRQSQKLASCIAVKLRYTDFNTFSKQRKIPYTASDQALIQCAHELLEGLYERRQLVRLVGVQFSGLAPGSPQLSLFDASEEEYRLMQAMDRVRRRFGYGAVGWGGGGY, encoded by the coding sequence ATGTTTGAACGAGCGATCCTGCACCTCGGCCTCGACGCCTTCTTCGTCTCCGTCGAACAACAGCGCAACAGCGCCCTGAAGGGCAAACCCCTCATCATCGGCGGCACGAGCGCCCGCGGGGTGGTGGCCTGCTGCAGCTACGAGGCCCGCGCCTGCGGCGTGCATTCCGCCATGCCCATCAAAATGGCCCTGCGGCTTTGCCCGGACGCCATCGTGCTGCGGGGCGATATGGAAGCCTATTCCCGCCAGTCGAAGATCATTGCCGAGATCATTCGGGAGGAGGCGCCCCTCTTTGAAAAGGCTTCCATCGACGAGTTTTACCTGGACCTGACGGGCATGGACCGCCACTTCGGCTGCTGGTTGTGGTCGAAAGAGTTTCGGGAGAAGATCATCCGGGAAACGGGGCTGCCGCTGTCCCTGGGGTTGTCCGTCAACAAGCTGGTCTCCAAGGTGGGCGCCGGGGAGGCCAAACCCAACGGCGCCCGGCTGGTGGAGGCAGGCACGGAGAAGGGCTTCCTGGCGCCCCTCCCGGTTCGAAAGCTGCCTTCGGTGGGGCAGGCCACTTACAAGAAGCTCAGTTTCATGGGGGTGCGGACGGTGCGGGCGCTCAGCCAGATTCCACCTCTGTTGCTGCAGCGCGAATTCGGCAAGCCCGGCCTTGGCCTCTGGAAGAAGGCCAACGCCATCGACGACAGCCCGGTGGTTCCGTACACCGACAAACAGTCCATCTCCACCGAACGCACTTTTCAGGTAGATACCATCGATGGGCAGTTCCTGCGCGATCAGCTTGCCGGCATGGTGATGAAACTGGCGTTCGAGCTGCGGCAGTCGCAGAAGCTTGCTTCCTGCATTGCCGTCAAGCTGCGCTATACGGACTTTAATACTTTCTCCAAACAACGCAAGATACCCTACACCGCCAGCGACCAGGCTCTGATTCAATGCGCGCACGAATTGCTGGAAGGGCTTTACGAGCGCCGCCAGCTGGTGCGCCTGGTGGGGGTGCAGTTCAGCGGGTTGGCGCCGGGCAGCCCGCAACTGAGCCTGTTCGACGCTTCCGAGGAGGAGTACCGGCTGATGCAGGCGATGGACCGGGTGCGGAGGCGGTTTGGGTATGGGGCGGTGGGGTGGGGGGGGGGAGGCTATTGA